CGAAGGTGCATTGAACCATGTTCGCGATGCGACGCGACGCAACCAGCGCGTGTTGGCCGAGACATGCATTCAGTATTTGTTGCTGGATGCTTCGCTTTATGAACAGGCTGATGGCGCGAAATGGGTGATGAGCCCGCCGTTGCGTGAGAAGAAGGATCAGGCCGCTTTGTGGGGTGCGATCGAGCAAGGTTCCATCCAGGTAGTAGCAACGGATCATTGCCCCTTTATGATGGCGCAGAAAGCGATGGGTTCCGCAGATTTCTCGAAGATCCCCAACGGACATCCAGCGATAGAACACCGGATGGAGTTGCTCTTCAGCGAAGGTGTGAACAAGAAACGGATCTCATTGAACAAGTTCGTGGAAGTGACCGCTACGAATCCTGCCAAGATCTTCGGGATGTTTCCGCGCAAAGGGACGATCGGCATTGGAAGCGATGCGGACATTGTGATACTTGATCCGAACGAAAAGCATACACTCAGCGCCAAAACGCACCACATGAACGTGGACTATAGTGGCTATGAAGGCATGCAACTGACCGGCAAGGTTAAGACCGTGATCCTACGTGGACAAGTGGCTATCGACAAAGGCGAGGTGAAGATCAAGAAGGGATACGGGCAGTTCATAAAGCGGAACAAGGTGAGTGGAATGCTTTGAAGGAATGGCACGCTGATAACGCAGTAAGAACGGATAAACACTGATATGAAGGATGGACAGGAATATTTACATAGTGAGTTGACCGATGTTATTATTAAAGCGTTCTATGCTGTGTATAATAGGTTGGGTTATGGCTTCCTTGAGAAGGTTTATGAAAATGCCATGTTGTTGGAATTAAAGGAGATGGGACTTTCAGTTGAGCGGCAAAGACCAATTACCGTACTATATCATGATCAAGAAGTTGGGCAATACTATGCAGACCTCATAGTCGATAATAAAGTGATCCTGGAATTGAAGGCAGCAGATGGATTACGAGATGAGCATGTTCATCAATTGATCAACTATCTCAAAGCTACACGTATCGAAGTCGGCATACTGTTTAACTTCGGGACCAAACCGCAATTCAAAAGAAAGATCTTCACGAACTCTTGATCTGCGTTGATCAGTTCTTTCAGCGTTATCAGCGTTCTCTATTTTCCTAGAACATGCCAAGAAAAATAAAGTCCGGTCTTATCCAAATGAGCCTGCCCATGACCGAGGGCGAAGGAACGATCCCAGAGATCATCAACGCGATGGTGCAAAAGCACATTCCGATGATCGAGGAAGCAGGCAAAAAAGGTGTGCAGATCCTGTGTTTGCAGGAGATCTTCAATACGCCCTATTTCTGTCCCGGTCAAGATCATAAATGGTACGAAAGCGCGGAAAGCGTTCCTGGACCTACCACGGAATTGATGCAGACCTACGCGAAGAAGTACAACATGGTGATCATCGTTCCGATCTATGAGAAGGAATCAGCCGGTGTGTTGTACAACACAGCCGCAGTGATCGATGCGGATGGCACCTACCTTGGAAAGTACCGCAAGAACCACATTCCACATACCACAGGCTTCTGGGAGAAATTCTTCTTCAAGCCCGGCAATCTTGGTTATCCCGTCTTCCAAACGAAGTATGCCAAAGTGGGTGTGTACATCTGCTATGATCGTCACTTTCCTGATGGTGCGCGTTGCTTAGGACTGAACGGTGCTGAGATCGTATATAACCCTTCAGCCACAGTAGCCGGTTTAAGTGAATACCTCTGGAAACTTGAGCAACCAGCGCATGCCGCGGCGAACGGTTACTTCATGGGTTGCATTAATCGCGTTGGTGAGGAGAAACCATGGAACCTCGGAAAGTTCTACGGACAATCATATTTTGTGGATCCACGCGGTCAGATCTTCGCACAAGCAAGCCGCGATGATGATGAATTACTGATCGTGGAATTCGATCTGGATATGATCGAGGAGGTGAGAAGCACTTGGCAGTTCTACAGAGATCGGCGACCGGAGACATACGGTAGACTCACGGAACTATAGAACGCTGATGACGCTGATTGATATGATAGAGAATGATGAAAGCCAACTTCTGGATGCTGGGAATTACAAGCATTCGGAGTTGACGGAACAAGTCATTAAGGCGTTCTACACAGTGTACAACACGTTGGGCTACGGGTTCCTTGAAAAGGTTTACGAGAACGCGATGCTCCATGAGCTGAGGAAAATGGGATTGAATGTTAAGAACCAGCACCCGATAACGGTCTTCTATGATGGTGTGAAAGTGGGAACCTACTCTGCAGATCTTTTGGTTGAAGAACTCGTCATTATTGAGTTGAAGGCGGCAAAGGACTTCTGCGAGGCAGACGAATACCAATTGGTTAATTACCTCAAGGCAACAAATAGTGAAGTAGGTCTTTTACTGAACTTTGGGAAGAAGCCACGCATCAAAAGAAAAGTCTTCTCAAACCTATCATAAGTTGATCATAAAGATCAGCGTCATCAGCGTTCCTCTATTACCATGGCAGAATACAAGAAACCAACCACCGAAGCCGAGTTCAACGCCAACTTCCATCCGAAGAAACCGTTGATGACGGATACCGAAGCATATTACGAAAGCTCGCGCTGTCTGTATTGCTACGACGCGCCATGTGTAACTGCTTGCCCGACAGGGATCGACATTCCTCAGTTCATTCGGCAGATCAATAGTGGAACCAATGAAGGTGCCGCCAAAACGATCTATGATAGCAATTGGATGGGACATGCTTGCGGCAATGTCTGCCCAACAGAGGAACTGTGCGAAGGTGCTTGTGTATACAATCATAGCGATGTGAAACCGATCGAGATCGGAAGGTTGCAAGCACACGCCACGGCGGAAGTGATCCGTACCAAAAAGAAATTATTCCGAGTTGGAAAGGACACCGGAAAGAAGGTGGCGGTGATCGGTGCAGGTCCTGCGGGGATCTCGGCTGCGTGCGAGTTGCGGATGTTGGGACATGCCGTAACTATATATGAAGCAAGGGCATTGCCAAGCGGCCTTTGCGTTCATGGGGTGGCACCTTACAAGCTCACCAACGAAGAAGCGTTGGATGAAATGGCTTATTTGCAAGAACAGTTCGGGTTTGATGTGCATTATAACAAAGCCATTGCAGGTCGTGCGGATCTTGAAAAACTGGAGAAGGACTTCGACGCGATCTTCATCGGGATCGGTCTTGGAAGTACCTCCAAATTAGGCGTTATCGGCGAGGACAAGAAAGGCGTGCTCGGCGCTTTGGAATATGCAGAGGAATTGAGGATGAAGCACCACAAATCACCTATCGGGAACAAGGTGATCGTGCTTGGCGGAGGAAATACAGCAATGGATGCCGCCAGCGAAAGTTGCCGAATGGGTGCAGAGAGTGTTATCATCGCCTACCGCCGTGGTGCGGACGAGATGGGTGCCTACTCGTTCGAGTTCGACCTTGCGAAGAAGAGTGGTGCGAAGGCATTGTTCAACGTTACACCTGTTGAGATCATGGGTAATGGCTCGGTGACCGGTGTAAAATTCATTCGCAACAAAGCTGCTTATGGTAAGATCGAAGCGATAGCCGGAAGCGAGTTCATTGAGCCTTGCGACATGGTGTTGCTCGGCACGGGACAGGGCAAACAAGTGGACCTGCTGGAACAGATCTCAGGAGTGAAGCTCGAACACAAAAGCCGCATTCTCGATGATCGAGGTCGCTTGGTAGTGAACGAACATTACCAGACCAACAACCCGAAATACTTTGCTGCAGGCGATGCGGTGAACGGTGGTGTGGAAGTGGTGAACGCAGCCGCCGAAGCGAAGAAAGCAGCACACGGGATCAATGCTTATTTAAACAATTGAATCGAATAAGAAGCAGAGTTTGGGAACCAGTGAGTAAGAAGCAGTCCCATTTTCTGATCTTCTGATCATCTAATTTTCTGATCAAACATGGCCGATCTAAGAACAAACCTAGCAGGCATCAAAAGCCCAAACCCATTTTGGCTGGCTTCTGCTCCACCAACGAACTCCGGCTACCAGATTATGAAAGCCTTCGATGCAGGCTGGGGTGGTGCAGTGTGGAAAACACTTGGTGTACCTGTGGTGAATGTGAGTAGCCGTTACGGTGCGTTGAACTACCGTGATAATCGCATGGTGGGCTTCAATAACATCGAGCTGATCACCGACCGACCACTTGCAGACAACCTCCGCGAGATCTCCGAAGTGAAAAAGCGCTTCCCGGATCATGCAGTGATTGCTTCTTTGATGGTGGAAACCCGCGAAGAATGGCACAACATAGTGCGCGATGTGGAGAATGCGGGTGCGGATGGGATCGAACTCAATTTCGGTTGTCCACATGGCATGTGCGAGCGCGGAATGGGTAGCGCTGTTGGTCAAGAACCCAAAGTATTACAGACCATTGTTGAGTGGGTGAAGGAAGTTGCCAAGGTCCCGGTGATCACAAAGCTTACACCGAATATTTCGGATATAACCAGACCAGCGCGTGCAGCCAGAGCAGGTGGTAGCGACGCGATCTCGTTGATCAATACGATCCAAAGTGTGATCGGCGTTGATCTTGATACGTTCGTGTCTAGCCCGAGTGTAGATGGTAAAAGCACGAACGGTGGTTACTGCGGCCCGGCCGTAAAGCCAATCGCATTGAACATGCTCAAGAATTGCGCACAGGACAACCAAGTGGGCATTCCGATCAGTGGAATAGGGGGTGTTGAAACTTGGCGTGATGCTGCGGAATTCATTCTTCTCGGCGCAACTTCCGTGCAAGTGTGTACTGCCGTGATGCACTATGGCTTCGGAATTATCCGCGACCTGAACTCCGGTTTGGAGCGCTACATGGACGAAAAGGGCTTCAAGACGATTGAGGATTTCCGAGGCAAAGCACTACCGAACATCCTGCATTGGGAAGACCTCAATCTCAAATACAAAGTGGTGGCCGAGATCAACGCCGACAAATGCATCGGTTGCCAATTGTGCTACACCGCCTGCGAGGACGGTGCGCATCAGGCCATCGGATTATCCAGCGACCCATTGAACCGCATACCAAGTATCATCGAAGAGAATTGCGTAGGCTGCAACCTCTGCTCCATCGTTTGCCCAGTGGAGGATTGCATCACCATGGATCGCCGCGATGATGGCAAGGAACACCTGACCTGGGGCGACCGCACCCGCGCTGGTAACATCCCAAAAACCTTCGATGATGAACTGGCAGGTGGACGACATCATTGGGTACCGGAACCAGCTGCTGCATTGGTGACTAAGAAGCCACGGCATTACAAGGGTTGATAAGTTCAAAACCAATTAGCCACATAGCATGGACCGCAAAGCACGCATACGATCCTTCGTCATTCCCGCGTTCATACTCGCGTTGACCATTGGTAACTACGCACGATTAACAGGCAATGAATCTGTTCGTCCCATTCAAGTCGCTTCACTCATTGCGATCGGAATGTGTTTAGGTGTACTTGTCAGGAACTTGTTCGCCTTAATTCGAGGACGTTCATGATTGACCAACACATGCAAACAGCCATCGACGAAGCCCGCTTGGGCCGCTCACAAGGTGGTATCCCTATAGGCTCCGCATTGGTACGCGATGGAAAGTTGATCGCCAAAGGACACAACAAACGCGTACAGGAGAAGAACCCGATCCTTCATGGCGAAATGGATTGCCTGAATAACGCTGGACGCATCGGTAGTTACAAAGGCACAACGATCTATTCCACGCTGATGCCTTGTTATATGTGTGCTGGTACGATCGTTCAATTCAAGATCAAGAAGGTGATAGTAGGGGAGAGCCGTACGTTCTCCGGAGCGCGCGAATTCATGGAGAGCCACGGCGTGGAAGTGATCGATCTGGACCTACCAGAATGTGTGCAAATGATGGAGGAATTCATCGCCGCAGAACCAGAGCTTTGGAACGAGGATATTGGGGAGTGATGGAACGCTCTCCGTTCCCGGGTCAAGCCCGAGAGGACAGCCCGGAGAGTGTGCCATAACCTTCCGAAACACGAACGGCCACCCCTTTCGGAGCGGCCGTTCGTAGTCGGACCGCACTAACTTACTTCGTTACCACCACGCGGAAACTTGCGTATTGGCCATTGTCGAAGCTCATGTTGAAGAGGTATGTTCCAGTAGCAACATTGCTCACATCAACAGTAAGTCTACCATTGTTGGCCACACTCACTTTTTGTTGAGCTACCATCTTGCCGCTCTGATCATAGATCTGCAAGTTGGCTGCACCACTTTGTCCGGTCAACGGAATAACAATGAAGTCATTCGTTGGATTCGGGAAAGGTGTAACGTCAACACGGTTCTGCTCATCAATGCCTACTATGGCAGAAGTCATCTTCACGCCAATTCCAGAATAGGTTGCATCTGCAAATGATCCCCATGCTCCATTGTCGCTCATCAAGTAGATCGGCTCATCCAGATCAGCCTGAATGCGCCCATAATCAAGACCACCGTCCATTCCTAAGAACACGTCCGTAGAAGGTGAATAAGCACAGAATAAGTAGCGCTTGTCATTCACCATTACGAATGGGTCATTGAATGGGATATAAAGGGTAAGCCCGCCAATGCTATCCTCGAAGAAATAGTCTGCAGTAGTGAGCTGTGCAAGATCGTTGGTTGTTGCATCGGCCCATCCAGTGAACGTATCATTCCACTCAAAGATCCTTGCTTCCAATACTTCACCATCCATACTGGCGTTACCGGATTTGGTTGCTCCGGTGTAAAGTCCTTCGATCTGATACATTTCGGCCATTGGGCTTGAGAAGTACGCACAGACCTGATAACTTGGTGAATTCAAAGTTGCGCGAACAAAAGACTCTTGTAATGGTGTCTTTGTTGCTGGATCAACCTTTGCGTAGGTGAACAATGAATCCGCAAGGAAGTTGAAATCATAGGAATTGTCCGACGGAAATCCATCCGTGTTAGCAGAGGTTACTGTATAAAGCCCCTCGTAATAACCACTCCAATTGGTTTGGGTGAACAAAGGAAGTGCCATATACGCACTGTCATTGTTCAATACTGGCGTAGGAGATGAGGTTTCGTTATAGAGTTCCGTTCCGTTCTGTGTGATCGTTAAATTAACCACTACGTCCGTCTGGTCCAAGGATCCAAAGTTGCGCACCCAGGAACCCAGGTCCATTGCAAATCCGGTTGCATTCGCCAACGAAGCAGGTAGTGCTGCATACTGCGGTATTAAAGCGGTTTTCTTGTCCATGAACAGGTTGTATTCATACACACCGAGAACGCTTCCGATCAGGAATTCCACGTTTCCTGCAACGATCTCGTCGTGCAAAAGAGCGCCGGCGTCAGTAGAGATCATGACCACAGGTATCGTGATCTCTCCACCAACAGCGCCAGCTCCCATGGCTACGGGAGCTCCACTGTTGTTGATGATAACAACGGCAACTGCACCCTCGTTCTGTGCGCTAAGGGCTTTCGCTCCGAATTCACATACACCACGGTAGACTACAGCTACCTTTCCTAAGATGTCCGCACCATTAACTAAGGCTTCACAGCCCAATGAATCCGCACCGCTGTCGTCATCGACCAGAGCTGCAAATGCAGTCACTGAATTAGCGGGATCATTCAGATCCGGGGTCTGGCCCCAATTGTCGGCCCAAGTGAATTCTTGTGCACCCTCCAAGGATGCCGGTTGTGTAACGAATGTGGTTACCTGAGCGTTCGACCAGAGCGCACCAAGTACCACGCAAGCTGTGAGTAGGGATCTTTTCATTGTGAAGGTTTTAGTTAATAATAGGATGAGATGGGTAGAGGGCACCACATATTTCTCACTACAATATTACGGATCATTGTGTTCCGGACCAAGTATTCGGATAACTTCTTTAGAGTATATAGTGGTGGCCTAATAGAGTTCATTGAATCGGGTCCTTGGAATTGGGTCAACAATTCATGCATATCCTTTACGTATGCACCTGAACGGTTCGCAGCTACAAGAAGTTGGCGATTTCGAAGCACTGAACTGTCCACCACCACAAAACTTGATACGAAGCACAAAGCTTCATTTAACCCGGATCATGACGGCTAACATACGATCGTTACGAGTTATAAAGTGGCAGATCTATGACCCGGTCTTTACCATGCGCTGGGTGACGAATGTGTCGTTCAGTTCCACCCACAACGTATAGACTCCGTTGCCTAACGAGCCAAGGTCCAGATCCAAGGTATTCACCCCGCGTTGAACGTTTTGTTTGCGATCTAAGTGAATACGGCCTTCAACATCGATCAATCGTATTGTGGTCACTCCTTCTTTTTCGGCAAATAGGCTTACCACCGTTCTGTCGGAGAAAGGATTAGGAAATACGGTCAACGACTCTCCAACCTTCCGATAGTAGGCCACTAATTTACCATCCATACCAAATGAGCGTTGGATCGTAGGGTCAAAAATTCGTTCGCCAGACCCTGCGTCGTATTCCCAATGGTCGAAAACATAACCATCTCTGGGTGTTGTGCTCAGGTCGATGGCATTCTCGTTGAAATAGATGCCGCTGAAGGGTAGTTCAGGATCCAATGTGTTCAGTGCGATCGAACCTGCAGCGCTCGGGAATACGTCAAACATCAAAAGCGCAGTATTCGGGAGTTCGAAGGTGCTCAACACATCCTCACGCATAATGTCACCACGCACCTCCGCAAAATTCGGGATAATACTATAAGCATGGTCTTCCCACTGGGGAATGTAACAGCCCCACCGCGCAAAATGATGCGGGATCTCAGCTACGATCCGGTCCCGGTTCATGCGGATCTCATTGCCGAATGATTCTTCCGAAAGGCTTGTGTTGAGCAGGTCCGCCATACGATTCAGGAATTTGCGCTTGAATTCATCATTCCCCAACATGCTTCTGAAGATCTCCGCATGCACGAAACCAGCTCGATGGACCAGAACCCAATAGAAACTATCCAGATCGATCGGGATCCAACCGAAAATATTCATTGTGGCATCCAGATCATACAAGAGATAGCGCCACTTTCCTTCAGTAATTGAGGGTTTCCAGTATTTCAGGTTATTGCTCGGCCAATCCACATTCCCTGCGTACATCTCCAAGATGGCATAGTCCATGAAACTCTTGATGTCCAAAAGGCTGTCCACATAGGCATAATGGACCGGGTCGTTCATGTCATGGCCATAGATGTACTCTTTCAGATCATGAAAGTGGATCGTATCACCTTCTATGCTCACGTTCTCTTCCTCCATTAATAAAAGGTCTTCGCGGTCCGCGCCATAATTGTAATGGAGGTAGTCATCATCGATCCGTTCCCGCAATTCCATCAATCCCCAATATGCACCGTTGATATAGACCGCAACCGGACGATAGGCCAGTACATCTATATCCAACCCACCATGCAATGCGGTCTGGTGCCAGATCTGGTCCCGTTGTTCCGCAATGCACCAATCAGCACCGGAATTGCGTAGGATCAGTGTATGGAATTTATTCAGATGTGCTTTTTCCGGGAAGAACTGATATTCCATCAGCTCGGAACCATATTGCTTCTGCGCAGTCAATCGGAACGGACGTTGCGGTTGGTTCCGTGATACACGACCGCCATGCATTTTCAGGTCCACTACTTGATCCAACCCGCGATGGTGCAGCTCATCGAAATATTCAATTCGCACAGTGATACTTCGTTCGCTCCAGTAGTTGGCCCCATAATGTGGATACTCCGGATCCGCATTCGGTCCAAGCATATAGAGTCCCAGAACCTCATCGAATAAACTATCCGGATGTACACTCAGCGATACCATGGCCAACTCCGTATTCTCGCTCACGAAGTAGGTATTGCTTGCAGTCTCAGAGGGCAATAGATCCGGGGCATAGGCCACGGCTTTTATGACCTGTGTATTGTTCAGTGTAAAAGGACCATTGTATTCCTGCGAGTTCCCGTTCGGTTCTGATCCATCCAATGTTACCCGAACGGAAGCATTTGGAATTGAAGCAAGCGCCACAGTGGTTCCCTGACCAACAAAGCCAGGATCACTGTCGAATATCGGCGTTTGTGCATATCCAAGATAGGCATCCGTGGTATTCGCTGTTTCTGGTGTAGGCGTTCCGAAGAATCGGTATTCGCCTCCATTCCAACGGCCGTAGGAATGGTCCGTTCGCAAATATGGAATGATGAACGTTTCCAGCATGGATCCACTGCCGTCCGTTAGAAAAAGCGATTCACCATCACGCGATAGGCTGAAAGGGAACCAATGATCGTTCTGGTCGCTATCGCCGCTCAAGAATACTTCGTACGCGCCTGGTTCCAATTGCACATTCGGAAGATGCCAGGGCGCTGGGTCGTTGATCGCATCGCTTAAATAAAAGTCAGCAAGAGAGAGTGTGGTTGTTCCTGCATTGAACATTTCGATCCAGTCCGGATGACCACCAGTGCCATTGTCCAGGACCGTGTTGTTCTTACTACACACTTCATTGATCAACAGTTGCGCATCACATTGGGTCGTCGTAGATCCTATCAAAAGGAAAATTGCAAGACGCGGACTTAAATGCAATGAATTGTGAATACCGAAGAAATTGACTGAACTGAACATTTGACCGAATAGAGCTGTGCATTGGTTGATCAGCCTTTCCAAAGGTAGGACGTGTTGCGCTTGAACGTTGTTGTTCACCGCATACGTGCGAACAAAATTATGTGGGTGCATTGGGAAGAAACACGAGGTCAGTTGTAACCCGGATCATGCAATTGTTAAGGTTTTCTACTTTTGCAGATCATTTACTTGAACAATGAAGATCTCCAAGAACTCAGTAGTTACTTTTCATTACACCCTTAACGACCCAGACGGCAAATTGTTGGATACCAGCGCTGGCCGTGATGCATTCTCATATATTCAGGGTCAGAACATGATCGTTCCCGGTTTGGAACGCCAGATGGAAGGCAAGGCAGCAGGCGAAAAATTGATGGCGGTCGTACCGGCGGCTGAGGGGTATGGTGATCTTGATCCTTCGTTGGTTCATAAAGTTCCCGCTGATCGTTTCGGTGATCAAAAAATTGAGCCTGGCATGCAATTCCAAGCAGGTAATGAAGGTGGCGAAATGGGTGTTTTCACCGTGATCTCAATTGAGGATGGTGTAGTTGCCCTGAACGGGAACCATCCTTTAGCTGGTGTTACGCTGCACTTCAACGTGGATATCAAAGACGTACGCGAAGCGACCGACGAAGAGCTGAACCATGGCCATGTGCATGGAGAGGGTGGGCATCATCATTGATCGATGTCGCACTCCCATATCCTGATCTGCGGGATGATCTGGCTGGTTTTTCTGTGGCTTGAGGATCCTATGTTCTCTACAACTGAAGCATTCTGCCAATAGGATCTTTCCGAGGAACAGGACCTTTGGGCATACCTTCCAAGGAAGCGGTATGTGGTTCAAAAGCAATTTTGGTGCAACAAAGGGAAATACATCCACTATGGTCTCCACGTGGGTAGTGCCATGATCATGGGGTAAAAAAAACTCCGTTATTTTAGCCAACCGCCGAGCTCTGTCTCCGGCAGTGGTATGCTCTTCAACTCATTTGCTTTTTTAGTGTTCTTGCCGGTGGTCTTCGTGATCTACTGGTTCGTGTTTGGGCGTAATTTGAAGTTACAGAACGCATTCGTACTGGCTGCGAGTTACTTCTTTTATGGTTGGTGGGATTGGCGCTTCCTGTCGCTCTTGTTCGCTAGTTCCGTTATTGATCTGTTGTTGGGGCAGGGTATGGTCCGGTGCAGAACGGCTATCCAAAAAAAATGGCTGCTCACCGTCAGCATTGTGATCAATCTTACGCTCCTGGGTTTCTTCAAGTACTTCAATTTCTTTATCGAAGGCATGGACGACCTCTTGTCCGTGGTCGGTTTCCAAGCCAATTTACCAACGCTTCGCGTGATCCTACCTATCGGTATCAGTTTTTACACGTTCCAGTCACTGGGCTATGTGATCGATGTGTACCGCGGTCACGTTAAACCAGGCAAAGACCCTGTTACCTTTCTTGCTTTCGTTAGCTTTTTTCCGCAATTGGTGGCCGGTCCGATCGAGCGGGCTAAAGATCTACTTACGCAATTCCAGCGCTCAAGGGTTTTTGTACTTGAAGATGCGAATGATGGCTTACGCAGAATGCTTTGGGGATTCTTCAAGAAGATAGTCATCGCAGATAATTGTGCTACCATCTCCGATACCATTTTCGCTGGCGACCCAGCTACTACTCCTGGTATCGCTTTGTTCTTCGGCGCATTCTTCTTCGCATTCCAGATCTATGGCGATTTCAGTGGGTATTCGGATATCGCTATCGGCTGTGCACGCCTTTTCGGGTTCAAATTGAGCCAGAATTTCAACTATCCCTATTTCTCGCGAAACATCCCTGAATTCTGGCGTCGTTGGCATATCTCGCTCAGTTCATGGTTCCGGGACTATCTGTATATCCCGCTAGGTGGCTACAATACCAAGTGGGGGCGATTACGAAATGTGATGATCACGTTTACCGTGAGCGGATTTTGGCACGGTGCCAATTGGACCTATATGGCTTGGGGAGCTTTGCACGGCACTTATTTCATTCCCGAAAAGGATCGATCAAAAAAGCCTGCTAAAGTTCCACAGCTTAGCGAATTCCGTCAGATAGCTTCAACATTTTTATTGGTGACGTTCGCATGGATCTTCTTCCGTGCCACGTCGATCCATGCTGCACTGGACCATTTTAAGTACATGGTGCTCAACATTGGAGAAAGCCTAGGTGCTATGATCCTGTATTGCTGGCGGTTCGAAATGCTTTTTGTTGTGCTGCTTCTGATCGTGGAATGGCGCAGCAGGACCGATGCGTACGCGATGGCCCGTTTGCCCTTCTCGATAGTGGTTCGGTGGTCTTTGTATATTGCAATGATATATGCCATTGTTCTGAATATCGATCTGGTATCGAGCCATGAATTCATTTACTTCCAATTCTAGGGAAGCGATGAACTCACCCGCTCGTTTCGCTTTCACCTTCATTGGTTTTGTCTGCATGATCGCTTTGATCCTTGCCATTATCGTGAGCATGTCCCCACATGCCACCCGCGTTGATTATTACGATGGAATGAACGCCAAGCATGAACGTTTGCACGCGCTTGAGTCTCCCAAAGCGATCATAATTGGAGGAAGCAGTGCAACTTTCGGGATTGACAGTGAAATGCTGGAGAAAGCGCTGTGCAGGCCGGTCGTTAATATGTCGATCCATGCGGCTTTGGGATTCGGTTTCATGGTGCGTGAGATCGAAGGTGAAATACGAAAAGGTGACCTGATACTCGT
The nucleotide sequence above comes from Flavobacteriales bacterium. Encoded proteins:
- a CDS encoding CotH kinase family protein codes for the protein MHPHNFVRTYAVNNNVQAQHVLPLERLINQCTALFGQMFSSVNFFGIHNSLHLSPRLAIFLLIGSTTTQCDAQLLINEVCSKNNTVLDNGTGGHPDWIEMFNAGTTTLSLADFYLSDAINDPAPWHLPNVQLEPGAYEVFLSGDSDQNDHWFPFSLSRDGESLFLTDGSGSMLETFIIPYLRTDHSYGRWNGGEYRFFGTPTPETANTTDAYLGYAQTPIFDSDPGFVGQGTTVALASIPNASVRVTLDGSEPNGNSQEYNGPFTLNNTQVIKAVAYAPDLLPSETASNTYFVSENTELAMVSLSVHPDSLFDEVLGLYMLGPNADPEYPHYGANYWSERSITVRIEYFDELHHRGLDQVVDLKMHGGRVSRNQPQRPFRLTAQKQYGSELMEYQFFPEKAHLNKFHTLILRNSGADWCIAEQRDQIWHQTALHGGLDIDVLAYRPVAVYINGAYWGLMELRERIDDDYLHYNYGADREDLLLMEEENVSIEGDTIHFHDLKEYIYGHDMNDPVHYAYVDSLLDIKSFMDYAILEMYAGNVDWPSNNLKYWKPSITEGKWRYLLYDLDATMNIFGWIPIDLDSFYWVLVHRAGFVHAEIFRSMLGNDEFKRKFLNRMADLLNTSLSEESFGNEIRMNRDRIVAEIPHHFARWGCYIPQWEDHAYSIIPNFAEVRGDIMREDVLSTFELPNTALLMFDVFPSAAGSIALNTLDPELPFSGIYFNENAIDLSTTPRDGYVFDHWEYDAGSGERIFDPTIQRSFGMDGKLVAYYRKVGESLTVFPNPFSDRTVVSLFAEKEGVTTIRLIDVEGRIHLDRKQNVQRGVNTLDLDLGSLGNGVYTLWVELNDTFVTQRMVKTGS
- a CDS encoding peptidylprolyl isomerase — translated: MKISKNSVVTFHYTLNDPDGKLLDTSAGRDAFSYIQGQNMIVPGLERQMEGKAAGEKLMAVVPAAEGYGDLDPSLVHKVPADRFGDQKIEPGMQFQAGNEGGEMGVFTVISIEDGVVALNGNHPLAGVTLHFNVDIKDVREATDEELNHGHVHGEGGHHH
- a CDS encoding MBOAT family protein — its product is MLFNSFAFLVFLPVVFVIYWFVFGRNLKLQNAFVLAASYFFYGWWDWRFLSLLFASSVIDLLLGQGMVRCRTAIQKKWLLTVSIVINLTLLGFFKYFNFFIEGMDDLLSVVGFQANLPTLRVILPIGISFYTFQSLGYVIDVYRGHVKPGKDPVTFLAFVSFFPQLVAGPIERAKDLLTQFQRSRVFVLEDANDGLRRMLWGFFKKIVIADNCATISDTIFAGDPATTPGIALFFGAFFFAFQIYGDFSGYSDIAIGCARLFGFKLSQNFNYPYFSRNIPEFWRRWHISLSSWFRDYLYIPLGGYNTKWGRLRNVMITFTVSGFWHGANWTYMAWGALHGTYFIPEKDRSKKPAKVPQLSEFRQIASTFLLVTFAWIFFRATSIHAALDHFKYMVLNIGESLGAMILYCWRFEMLFVVLLLIVEWRSRTDAYAMARLPFSIVVRWSLYIAMIYAIVLNIDLVSSHEFIYFQF